A single genomic interval of Oleidesulfovibrio alaskensis DSM 16109 harbors:
- the jag gene encoding RNA-binding cell elongation regulator Jag/EloR, protein MDEFKEFQGKSLDDAIREACRHFDTEREKLEIDILNDAKSGIFGLVGARKARIRARRMSFDQPVADKRGRSTGFMSREDSQSRKDESARKERDTRDTAGKQTDKKPRQDSAPAKAEKDAEQAQPENTARPETEEGQESRPRSSRSRRGSRGRKEQGASGGAPKAGNVRKGPVSGNGEAEEAAAGAAFAAAAPQAEETAEQSAAEPAEKDENGRSRSRRRRPRPRRKSGSRGDDASRGQDENAAPDAAPEDLLPEGLQNDDFDDSQNGDEDNGDSAGNVNLADLDQEKVLSLVQTTVEKLILPVIGEVQLAARIDDNRVKVSVDCGDNSGLLIGREGQTLASFQYLVNRIVAKELGTPVRIQLDTGDYRERQDDKLRDLALHLADRAKTLGKPQSTRPLSSYHRRIVHLALQEDGEIQTRSKGEGPMKRVVILRRRKG, encoded by the coding sequence ATGGATGAATTCAAGGAGTTTCAGGGCAAAAGTCTGGACGACGCCATCAGGGAGGCATGCCGCCACTTTGATACCGAACGGGAAAAACTGGAGATTGATATTCTGAATGATGCCAAGTCCGGAATTTTCGGGCTTGTGGGCGCACGCAAAGCGCGCATCAGGGCAAGAAGAATGTCGTTCGACCAGCCCGTGGCCGACAAGCGCGGCCGTTCGACGGGCTTTATGTCGCGGGAGGATTCACAGTCCAGAAAGGATGAATCCGCCAGAAAGGAGCGCGACACCAGAGATACCGCAGGTAAGCAGACGGATAAAAAGCCCCGTCAGGATTCCGCCCCCGCAAAGGCTGAAAAAGACGCCGAACAGGCGCAGCCGGAAAACACCGCACGTCCGGAAACGGAAGAAGGACAGGAGTCCAGACCCCGTTCATCGCGTTCGCGGCGCGGCAGCAGGGGCAGAAAAGAGCAGGGCGCTTCCGGCGGCGCACCTAAAGCCGGTAACGTCCGCAAGGGGCCTGTTTCCGGAAACGGTGAAGCTGAAGAAGCCGCTGCAGGTGCAGCTTTTGCTGCGGCAGCCCCGCAGGCGGAAGAAACAGCAGAACAGTCTGCTGCAGAACCGGCGGAAAAAGATGAAAACGGCCGCAGCCGTTCGCGCAGACGGCGTCCGCGTCCGCGCCGCAAGTCAGGGAGCAGAGGCGACGACGCTTCCCGCGGTCAGGATGAAAACGCCGCCCCGGACGCTGCGCCGGAAGACTTGCTGCCCGAAGGGCTGCAGAACGACGATTTTGATGACAGTCAGAACGGTGACGAAGACAACGGCGATTCTGCCGGCAACGTCAATCTGGCCGATCTGGATCAGGAAAAAGTTCTTTCGCTGGTGCAGACAACCGTTGAAAAACTTATTCTGCCTGTCATCGGAGAGGTGCAGCTTGCCGCACGCATCGACGACAACCGCGTCAAGGTTTCTGTAGACTGCGGTGACAATTCCGGGCTGCTCATCGGGCGCGAAGGTCAGACGCTGGCTTCGTTCCAGTATCTGGTAAACCGCATTGTGGCCAAGGAGCTGGGAACCCCGGTGCGTATCCAGCTGGATACCGGTGACTACCGCGAACGTCAGGACGACAAGCTGCGCGATCTTGCACTGCATCTTGCCGACAGGGCAAAAACGCTGGGCAAACCCCAGTCCACGCGTCCGCTCAGTTCCTATCACCGGCGCATAGTGCACCTTGCACTGCAGGAAGATGGAGAAATCCAGACCCGAAGCAAAGGTGAAGGCCCCATGAAAAGGGTGGTCATCCTGCGCCGGCGCAAAGGCTAA
- the yidD gene encoding membrane protein insertion efficiency factor YidD produces the protein MTIELRKIAILPIRFYQRFISPLFPPSCRFVPTCSAYAAEAVLRHGIIKGGFLALRRILRCNPLCAGGYDPVPESRHQDAKRVRSC, from the coding sequence ATGACCATCGAACTGCGCAAAATCGCGATCCTTCCCATCAGGTTTTATCAGCGTTTCATCTCGCCGCTATTCCCGCCGTCGTGCCGTTTTGTTCCCACCTGTTCCGCATACGCCGCGGAAGCCGTGCTGCGGCACGGCATCATCAAAGGCGGATTTCTTGCCCTCCGGCGCATTCTCCGGTGCAATCCTTTGTGCGCCGGTGGCTATGACCCCGTACCAGAATCCCGACATCAAGACGCGAAACGCGTCAGGAGCTGTTGA
- a CDS encoding 3'-5' exonuclease: MKNIPEKYTKKFSKDEINSLPLRRYTGPVTLVRTEDELEAALRALHSEELIGFDTETRPTFRKGKMNLPSLIQFAARDMVYLIHLGWVAFSEGIQDVLSSPHIVKTGVAVRDDIKDLKKLACFEDAAVVDLGEVARELGMETHGLRNLAANLLEFRISKAAQCSNWSNLELSRQQISYAATDAWVSREIHLRMRELGLVSF; encoded by the coding sequence ATGAAGAATATTCCAGAAAAGTATACAAAAAAATTCAGTAAGGATGAGATCAATTCACTGCCTCTCCGGCGGTATACCGGTCCTGTTACGCTTGTGCGTACAGAAGACGAGCTGGAAGCGGCGCTGCGGGCGCTGCATTCTGAAGAATTGATCGGATTTGACACAGAGACCCGTCCCACGTTCCGCAAGGGCAAGATGAATCTGCCTTCGCTTATCCAGTTTGCGGCGCGGGATATGGTCTATCTTATCCATCTTGGTTGGGTGGCCTTCAGTGAAGGCATACAGGACGTATTGTCGTCTCCGCATATCGTGAAGACCGGTGTTGCGGTGCGTGACGACATCAAGGATTTGAAAAAACTGGCCTGTTTTGAAGACGCCGCAGTGGTCGATCTGGGCGAGGTGGCGCGTGAACTGGGCATGGAAACTCACGGATTGCGTAACCTTGCGGCAAATCTGCTTGAATTTCGCATTTCCAAAGCTGCCCAGTGTTCAAACTGGAGTAATCTGGAACTGTCCAGGCAACAGATAAGTTATGCCGCCACAGATGCCTGGGTAAGCCGCGAAATCCACCTGCGGATGCGCGAACTGGGACTTGTTTCATTTTAA
- the rnpA gene encoding ribonuclease P protein component, producing the protein MLARPSRLTRRPDYVACYNTGRRYFSKHFIVFALEREGAAPVWRYGLAVSRKVGNAVRRNRTKRVLREFFRLYQDDMPGGMDLVVVPKRRLDPRRVTLDLAVQELLPLMREIRDSLCREANDGTP; encoded by the coding sequence GTGCTGGCTCGTCCAAGTCGTTTGACACGGCGGCCTGATTACGTAGCCTGCTACAATACAGGCCGCCGTTACTTTTCTAAGCATTTCATCGTATTTGCCCTTGAACGAGAGGGTGCCGCGCCGGTGTGGCGCTACGGGCTCGCCGTGAGCCGCAAGGTGGGAAACGCTGTCCGCCGCAACAGGACAAAGCGTGTTCTCAGAGAATTTTTCCGCCTTTATCAGGATGATATGCCGGGGGGCATGGACTTAGTTGTTGTGCCCAAGCGCCGCCTCGATCCAAGGCGTGTAACGCTTGATCTTGCCGTGCAGGAGCTGCTGCCCCTGATGCGCGAGATCCGCGACAGCCTGTGCCGCGAGGCTAATGACGGAACGCCATGA
- the pstB gene encoding phosphate ABC transporter ATP-binding protein PstB: MASLTKMHSKGLDFFYGDFQALHDISLEFSNNQVTALIGPSGCGKSTFLRCLNRMNDLIPISRVEGEICLDNDNIYDPQVDVVELRRRVGMVFQKPNPFPKSIYENVAYGLRVNGVKDKNCLEDKVEESLRHAALWDEVKDRLHDSALGLSGGQQQRLCIARALAVEPEVLLMDEPASALDPIATQKIEELIHTLKQKYTIIIVTHSMQQAARVSDVTAFFYMGRLIETGDTEVMFTRPGNKQTEDYITGRFG; encoded by the coding sequence ATGGCAAGCTTGACAAAGATGCATTCGAAGGGACTGGACTTCTTTTACGGAGATTTTCAGGCCCTGCACGACATCAGTCTGGAATTCAGCAACAATCAGGTGACGGCGCTCATAGGGCCTTCCGGTTGTGGCAAAAGCACGTTCCTGCGCTGTCTTAACAGGATGAATGATCTTATTCCCATTTCGCGGGTCGAGGGTGAGATATGCCTCGATAATGACAATATTTATGATCCGCAGGTTGATGTGGTGGAATTGCGTCGGCGTGTGGGCATGGTGTTTCAGAAACCCAATCCCTTTCCCAAGTCCATTTACGAAAATGTGGCCTACGGTCTGCGGGTGAACGGGGTTAAAGATAAAAACTGTCTTGAAGATAAGGTGGAAGAAAGCCTGCGCCATGCGGCGCTATGGGATGAAGTGAAAGACAGGCTGCATGATTCGGCACTGGGACTTTCCGGCGGGCAGCAGCAGCGGTTGTGTATTGCCCGTGCGCTTGCCGTGGAACCGGAAGTGCTGCTTATGGACGAGCCTGCATCCGCTCTTGATCCCATAGCCACGCAGAAAATCGAAGAGCTTATTCACACGCTCAAGCAGAAGTACACGATAATTATTGTGACCCACAGCATGCAGCAGGCAGCGCGCGTGTCAGATGTGACCGCGTTTTTCTACATGGGCCGTCTCATCGAAACGGGCGACACCGAAGTGATGTTTACGCGGCCCGGCAACAAACAGACCGAAGACTACATAACCGGGCGCTTCGGCTAG
- the yidC gene encoding membrane protein insertase YidC, translating into MENKRPIIAVVLSLFVLIGWSYLSEFMGWTPAPAPVEQNATAVQQKASEPVAQPVQTASAPAASSFAPTEGREVKVDTPLYTAVFQSQGGVLKHFRLKKYTESIEEGAPLVELVTPEAAGKAPMGLLLNGQPTWKLAAWQFEGDDLKLDGSGKGELVFVGEMDGVRFERTLSFDPETYLISEKVRLTDTAGVSRDVRLGMTLSTTSLSPEGGAYNLTRMAWYQDGFHQETSADDLRETGVKVDEGVNWGGVMCNYFMAVMAPAEGALPFKGVLEGGVYRSVVENSSLSIASGSSAEFGIGYYIGPKESDRLAAMPYHLDEALNYGWFTFLAKPLVSGLKFFYSYAGNYGVAIIILTILVKLLFWPLSQKSYKSMEQMKKLQPMVQKIKEKYGDDRQRMNQEVMELYKTYKVNPAGGCLPMLLQIPVFLGLYQGLLNAIELRHAPFIAHLPFTDIVWLADLSAKDPFYITPVVMGATMLLQQRLTPAPADPTQAKIMMFMPVVFTFMFLNFPAGLVVYWLVNNVLSIGQQWWMLRKS; encoded by the coding sequence ATGGAAAACAAGCGTCCGATCATTGCCGTTGTGCTCAGCCTTTTTGTTCTCATTGGCTGGTCTTATCTTTCAGAGTTCATGGGCTGGACACCTGCTCCCGCCCCTGTGGAACAAAACGCCACCGCCGTACAGCAGAAGGCTTCCGAGCCTGTAGCGCAGCCGGTGCAGACCGCTTCCGCCCCTGCCGCATCCTCTTTTGCCCCCACCGAAGGGCGCGAGGTAAAAGTGGACACCCCGCTGTACACCGCGGTGTTTCAGAGTCAGGGTGGCGTGCTTAAGCATTTCCGGCTGAAAAAGTATACCGAAAGCATCGAAGAAGGTGCTCCGCTGGTGGAGCTTGTCACGCCGGAAGCCGCCGGAAAGGCCCCCATGGGGCTGCTGCTGAACGGTCAGCCCACGTGGAAGCTGGCCGCATGGCAGTTTGAAGGCGATGACCTGAAGCTGGACGGTTCCGGCAAAGGCGAGCTGGTCTTTGTAGGTGAAATGGACGGTGTGCGGTTTGAAAGAACCCTCAGCTTTGATCCGGAAACCTACCTCATCAGCGAAAAGGTGCGCCTGACCGATACTGCCGGTGTTTCGCGCGACGTGCGTCTGGGCATGACGCTGAGCACGACCAGCCTGAGCCCCGAGGGCGGCGCTTACAACCTGACCCGCATGGCGTGGTATCAGGACGGTTTTCATCAGGAAACATCTGCCGATGATCTGCGCGAAACCGGCGTCAAGGTTGACGAGGGCGTGAACTGGGGCGGCGTGATGTGCAACTATTTCATGGCTGTCATGGCCCCCGCCGAAGGCGCGCTGCCTTTCAAGGGCGTGCTGGAAGGCGGTGTGTACCGTTCCGTGGTGGAAAACAGCTCTCTTTCCATTGCGTCCGGTTCCTCTGCCGAGTTCGGCATCGGCTACTACATTGGTCCCAAGGAAAGCGACAGACTGGCCGCCATGCCTTATCATCTTGATGAGGCTCTCAACTACGGCTGGTTCACCTTCCTTGCTAAACCGCTGGTTTCCGGCCTGAAGTTCTTCTACTCTTATGCCGGCAACTACGGTGTGGCCATCATCATCCTGACCATTCTGGTCAAGCTGCTTTTCTGGCCTCTGTCGCAGAAAAGCTACAAGTCCATGGAGCAGATGAAAAAGCTGCAGCCCATGGTGCAGAAAATCAAAGAAAAATACGGGGACGACCGTCAGCGCATGAATCAGGAAGTCATGGAGCTGTACAAGACCTACAAGGTCAACCCCGCGGGCGGGTGTCTGCCCATGCTGCTTCAGATTCCGGTTTTTCTGGGTCTGTATCAGGGCCTGCTCAACGCCATCGAGCTGCGTCATGCGCCTTTCATCGCGCATCTGCCTTTTACCGACATCGTGTGGCTGGCCGACCTGTCGGCCAAGGACCCCTTCTACATCACCCCCGTTGTGATGGGTGCCACCATGCTGTTGCAGCAGCGGCTCACTCCTGCGCCCGCCGACCCCACTCAGGCGAAGATCATGATGTTCATGCCCGTTGTCTTTACTTTCATGTTCCTCAACTTCCCCGCAGGGCTTGTGGTGTACTGGCTCGTCAACAACGTGCTTTCCATCGGACAGCAGTGGTGGATGCTCCGCAAGTCCTAG
- the mnmE gene encoding tRNA uridine-5-carboxymethylaminomethyl(34) synthesis GTPase MnmE yields the protein MSQHHGTDTIAAVATPLGQGGVGIIRLSGPRSHAILTALFDSTSPGFSGFRPRVLHHGRIHDGTPQRRILDDVLAVHMPAPRTFTGEDVVEINCHGGPAILAAVLDAVLRQGARPAAHGEFTRRAFLNGRMDLTQAEAVAEMIAAPAAEGVRLAQARLDGMLGRHINALRERLELVRVQLCVAVDFPEDEVECLAPADFMHAVEETADAIRKLIGNYERARCWREGAQVVLAGQVNAGKSSLLNALLGRKRAIVTDVPGTTRDFLEESITLDGLAVRLVDTAGLRETGDIVEQEGVRMSRDLAAQADLVLLVVDSRLGTGPHEQELMAAMEAGSVLVVLNKTDAATEDELDRCVRSLAGRPYVAVSAREGKGMDSLAAAVREMVLRRSNALTADAAASDMAPNLRQTEALRRALEELEALAADIVSGVPYDLAGVRLESACSVLSEITGETTPDDILNRIFDSFCIGK from the coding sequence ATGTCACAGCATCACGGAACAGATACCATAGCCGCCGTCGCCACCCCGCTGGGGCAGGGCGGGGTGGGCATCATCCGGCTGAGCGGTCCGCGCAGCCATGCCATACTTACAGCCCTGTTCGACTCCACATCGCCCGGTTTCAGCGGTTTCCGACCGCGGGTGCTGCATCATGGGCGCATTCATGACGGTACGCCGCAGCGCAGGATTCTGGACGATGTGCTGGCGGTGCACATGCCTGCACCGCGTACGTTTACCGGTGAAGATGTGGTGGAAATCAACTGCCATGGCGGGCCTGCCATTCTTGCCGCGGTGCTGGATGCGGTGTTGCGGCAGGGCGCACGGCCCGCGGCGCACGGCGAATTTACCCGACGGGCTTTTCTTAACGGTCGCATGGACCTGACGCAGGCTGAGGCTGTGGCCGAGATGATAGCGGCCCCGGCGGCGGAAGGCGTCCGGCTGGCGCAGGCCCGTCTTGACGGCATGCTTGGCAGACACATAAACGCCCTGCGCGAACGGCTTGAACTGGTACGTGTGCAGTTGTGTGTGGCGGTCGATTTTCCAGAGGATGAAGTGGAATGTCTTGCCCCGGCCGATTTTATGCACGCAGTTGAAGAAACTGCGGATGCTATCCGCAAGCTTATCGGTAACTACGAGCGGGCCCGCTGCTGGCGTGAAGGAGCTCAGGTGGTGCTGGCCGGACAGGTGAATGCCGGCAAATCAAGTCTGCTTAATGCCCTGCTGGGCAGAAAGCGGGCCATAGTGACGGACGTTCCCGGCACCACACGTGATTTTCTGGAAGAAAGCATTACGCTGGACGGGCTGGCCGTGCGTCTGGTTGATACCGCCGGTCTGCGCGAGACAGGCGACATCGTGGAGCAGGAAGGTGTGCGCATGAGCCGTGACCTTGCCGCTCAGGCTGATCTGGTGCTGCTGGTGGTGGATTCCCGTTTGGGCACCGGCCCGCATGAGCAGGAACTTATGGCCGCCATGGAAGCCGGATCTGTACTTGTTGTGCTGAACAAGACCGATGCCGCGACCGAGGATGAACTGGACAGGTGTGTCCGGTCACTTGCCGGTCGCCCTTATGTGGCTGTATCTGCCCGTGAAGGAAAGGGGATGGATTCTCTGGCCGCAGCCGTGCGCGAGATGGTGCTGCGCCGCAGCAACGCGCTGACCGCAGATGCTGCCGCATCGGATATGGCACCCAACCTGCGCCAGACGGAAGCCCTGCGGCGCGCGCTTGAAGAGCTGGAAGCGCTGGCTGCCGATATCGTTTCGGGAGTGCCGTATGACCTTGCGGGAGTCCGCCTTGAGTCTGCCTGCTCGGTTCTTTCAGAAATCACGGGCGAAACCACGCCGGATGATATTCTGAACAGGATTTTTGATTCGTTCTGCATCGGCAAGTGA
- a CDS encoding 4Fe-4S binding protein, protein MSAGRDDLTVCGTVTLWLLPVAPCLAVLLFAAHWLRAGHIWLAAALAAAAMLLWLRSAWLRAAGAVLLTGAGYSWAHTASLLVQGRIADGADWVRPAVIMGAVIAFTGGAMLLLLGKAAARRYSRHRQTAGLQVAACLMAFALLWAVRHRAASVMPLLADRFWPGAGWVQMLAASVYAAWVARLLYAPASSRVVRPRIWALFSAVFFGQLALGLLGADMLLMTGNLHLPVPALIVAAPLFRGDGFFMLGLFGVSVLLLGPAWCSHLCYVGAWDDRCSRLAQGAQAPVSRRARVLYRGMLAGVVFGGAVLLRMAGASSFTAATAAFFFGLCSVGVMVYFSRRAGRMVHCSVWCPLGMVAALAGRISPWRMRVGQGCTQCGACMRVCRYSAITPAALQRGRPEISCTLCRDCTAVCRPAAMQLTLAGMRPDTARAVFSAVAASLHAVFLVVARM, encoded by the coding sequence ATGTCTGCAGGACGCGATGACCTGACGGTCTGCGGCACCGTGACATTGTGGCTGCTGCCTGTGGCACCTTGTCTTGCCGTACTGCTTTTTGCCGCTCACTGGCTGCGCGCCGGTCATATCTGGCTGGCCGCAGCGCTGGCCGCTGCCGCCATGCTGCTGTGGCTGCGCAGTGCCTGGCTGCGTGCTGCAGGGGCGGTGTTGCTGACCGGCGCGGGCTACAGCTGGGCGCATACGGCTTCCCTGCTTGTTCAGGGGCGCATTGCAGACGGTGCGGACTGGGTGCGACCCGCGGTCATCATGGGTGCGGTCATAGCTTTCACCGGCGGGGCCATGCTGCTTCTGCTGGGCAAGGCCGCGGCCCGCCGGTACAGCCGTCACCGGCAGACGGCGGGACTGCAGGTTGCGGCCTGCCTGATGGCTTTTGCGCTGCTGTGGGCGGTACGGCACAGGGCCGCCTCGGTTATGCCGCTGCTGGCCGACCGTTTCTGGCCGGGGGCCGGATGGGTGCAGATGCTGGCGGCTTCGGTATATGCCGCATGGGTTGCCCGTCTGCTGTATGCCCCTGCTTCTTCGCGGGTTGTGCGCCCGCGGATATGGGCGTTGTTTTCTGCGGTGTTTTTCGGTCAGCTGGCGTTGGGACTGCTGGGGGCCGACATGCTGCTTATGACGGGCAATCTGCATCTGCCGGTGCCTGCGCTGATTGTAGCGGCACCGTTATTCAGAGGCGACGGCTTTTTCATGCTGGGGTTGTTCGGTGTTTCGGTATTGCTGCTGGGGCCTGCGTGGTGCAGCCATCTTTGCTATGTGGGGGCGTGGGATGACCGGTGCAGCCGTTTGGCACAGGGGGCTCAGGCGCCGGTATCGCGCAGGGCCCGTGTGCTGTACCGCGGGATGCTTGCCGGTGTTGTGTTCGGCGGTGCGGTGCTGCTGCGCATGGCAGGGGCTTCTTCTTTTACTGCAGCGACGGCGGCGTTTTTTTTCGGACTGTGCAGCGTGGGGGTGATGGTTTATTTCAGCCGCCGGGCCGGGCGTATGGTGCACTGCTCGGTGTGGTGTCCGCTTGGTATGGTGGCGGCTCTGGCGGGCCGGATTTCGCCGTGGCGCATGCGCGTGGGGCAGGGGTGCACGCAGTGCGGCGCATGCATGCGGGTGTGCCGCTATTCCGCCATTACTCCTGCAGCGCTGCAAAGAGGCCGGCCGGAAATTTCGTGCACACTGTGCCGCGACTGTACGGCAGTGTGCCGTCCAGCAGCAATGCAGCTGACTTTGGCAGGCATGCGGCCAGACACGGCACGGGCTGTTTTTTCCGCGGTTGCAGCTTCTTTGCATGCTGTTTTTTTGGTTGTGGCGCGTATGTAG
- a CDS encoding response regulator, translating to MAKDRLLVVEDDGDILQLLTFTLESAGFEVFSAMDGKTGLELAMREKPDLVVLDLMLPGMSGLDVCKDLKRMPETQETPVIMLTARGEEVDRIVGLELGADDYVVKPFSPRELVLRIKAVLKRGAPFTEQEERTRWRVNGLSLDTEAHRVEIDGDEVTLTATEFKLLFELVRNRGRVRTRDQLLNTVWGYEFEGYARTVDTHVRRLRQKIGDYAGYIETIRGVGYRFRE from the coding sequence ATGGCGAAGGATCGCTTGCTCGTCGTCGAGGACGACGGGGATATCCTCCAGCTGCTCACATTTACGCTGGAGTCCGCAGGCTTCGAGGTGTTTTCCGCCATGGACGGAAAAACCGGACTGGAGCTGGCGATGCGTGAGAAACCGGATCTTGTGGTGCTGGACCTGATGTTGCCCGGCATGAGCGGACTTGATGTCTGCAAGGATCTGAAAAGAATGCCTGAAACACAGGAAACGCCCGTTATTATGCTGACGGCGCGGGGCGAAGAGGTAGACCGCATCGTAGGGTTGGAGCTGGGCGCTGATGATTATGTCGTCAAGCCGTTCAGTCCCCGCGAGCTTGTGCTGCGCATCAAGGCGGTGCTTAAGCGCGGGGCGCCGTTTACCGAGCAGGAAGAACGGACCCGCTGGCGGGTGAACGGGCTGAGTCTGGATACCGAAGCCCACCGGGTGGAGATTGACGGCGATGAGGTGACCCTGACCGCCACCGAGTTCAAGCTGCTTTTCGAGCTGGTACGCAACAGGGGACGCGTGCGGACCCGCGACCAGCTGCTGAACACGGTCTGGGGATATGAATTTGAAGGTTATGCCCGCACTGTGGATACCCACGTGCGCAGGCTGCGCCAGAAAATAGGCGACTATGCCGGGTATATCGAAACCATACGCGGCGTTGGGTATCGCTTCAGAGAATAA
- the phoU gene encoding phosphate signaling complex protein PhoU, with translation MPKATHFHQELATLRVKLLEMAAYTQRNLETAVKALHQRDYELAQYVIDHDRDINMMECEIDDLSLKLLALEQPMAVDLRTVVGIQRVSINLERVGDEAVNIAEKAMFLASRPPLPFSEKLTELADVAGNMFAHALACFRDSNVETAFEVCRMDLKCNALEVDLLKALMDYMSKESPAVERAVHTILVSRALERVGDLSTNIAEAVVFIVDGQNIKHRFFE, from the coding sequence ATGCCCAAGGCAACACATTTTCATCAGGAACTGGCCACTCTGCGCGTCAAGCTGCTTGAGATGGCGGCATATACCCAGCGGAACCTCGAAACTGCCGTCAAGGCGCTTCACCAGCGCGATTATGAGCTGGCGCAGTATGTCATTGATCATGACCGCGATATCAATATGATGGAATGCGAGATTGATGATCTGAGCCTGAAACTGCTTGCGCTGGAACAGCCCATGGCTGTGGACCTGCGGACTGTGGTGGGTATACAGCGGGTCAGCATCAATCTGGAGCGTGTAGGCGATGAAGCCGTGAATATAGCGGAAAAGGCAATGTTTCTGGCATCGCGCCCGCCGTTGCCGTTCAGTGAGAAGCTGACAGAGCTTGCCGATGTGGCGGGAAACATGTTTGCCCATGCGCTGGCGTGTTTCCGTGACAGCAACGTTGAGACGGCTTTTGAAGTGTGCAGGATGGATCTGAAGTGCAACGCGCTGGAGGTCGACCTGCTCAAGGCGCTTATGGATTATATGTCGAAAGAAAGCCCCGCGGTTGAACGGGCTGTGCATACCATTCTTGTTTCGCGTGCGCTGGAACGCGTGGGCGATCTTTCCACCAATATTGCCGAAGCCGTTGTGTTTATTGTGGACGGCCAGAACATCAAGCACCGGTTTTTTGAGTAA
- a CDS encoding 4Fe-4S binding protein produces MSELVTQTAEVTACRGAQGRNCRFGLHVPEGFTAQVDRVLQASPWDAFLRNSLRGPLRRHHVFRVAVSGCPNGCARPHIADMGFISVCTPGVHENVCTGCGRCAAACPDDAIDMGSGVPAFDPLRCIDCGQCLLRCPEKALSCRRQGLRVIAGGRLGRRPRLATPLPGVYDGASALEILRRSLDFYMLHYEAGLRFGTLVESRRQEFEDYVCRTR; encoded by the coding sequence ATGTCAGAATTAGTGACACAGACTGCGGAAGTGACCGCCTGCCGGGGAGCGCAGGGTAGAAACTGCCGTTTCGGGCTGCATGTGCCCGAAGGATTTACCGCTCAGGTGGACAGAGTGCTTCAGGCATCACCATGGGATGCTTTTTTGCGTAACTCGTTGCGCGGGCCTCTGCGCCGGCACCATGTTTTCCGTGTGGCGGTGTCCGGCTGTCCTAACGGCTGCGCGCGCCCGCATATCGCCGATATGGGATTTATCAGTGTGTGCACGCCCGGCGTGCACGAAAACGTGTGCACGGGGTGCGGGCGCTGTGCCGCGGCATGCCCTGATGACGCCATAGACATGGGCTCCGGCGTACCTGCATTTGACCCGTTGCGGTGCATTGATTGCGGGCAGTGTCTGCTGCGCTGTCCGGAAAAAGCGCTGAGCTGCCGCCGGCAGGGGCTGCGTGTGATTGCGGGCGGCCGGCTGGGACGCAGACCGCGTCTGGCCACACCGCTGCCCGGTGTTTACGATGGCGCATCTGCTCTTGAAATTCTCAGACGCAGTCTTGATTTTTACATGCTGCACTACGAAGCCGGTCTGCGGTTCGGCACATTAGTGGAAAGCAGGCGGCAGGAGTTTGAAGACTATGTCTGCAGGACGCGATGA
- the rpmH gene encoding 50S ribosomal protein L34, whose product MKRTYQPSKIRRKRTHGFRARSSSPSGRAILRRRRAKGRAKLSA is encoded by the coding sequence ATGAAAAGAACGTATCAGCCGAGCAAGATCCGCCGGAAAAGAACTCACGGTTTTCGTGCTCGTTCCAGCAGCCCCAGTGGCCGCGCTATTCTGCGCCGCAGAAGAGCCAAGGGCAGAGCTAAGCTGTCTGCATAG